Within the Aythya fuligula isolate bAytFul2 chromosome 19, bAytFul2.pri, whole genome shotgun sequence genome, the region AATGTCCTTGAAATTTCCTTCGCGCGGCTCTGTCCACGAAAACAGGATGAGGGCTCTTCCGCTGTCTCTGCCGGCGCGCGCGgaggggggggcgcggggcggggggcgcggggcggccggcACGGCTACAGGCTGTCGAGGTAGGAGCAGACCTGCTGGAAAACCTCGTCCACGCTGCCCTCGGCGTtgagctgcagggaggggtTAGGGGGGCGCCGGCTCCTCCAAGCCCCTTTTTTGGGGCGATTTGGTGGGTCCCAAGCCAGCTGGGGGAACCCTAACCCTATATCAGCCCCCTTACCCCAAAGGTGTTGATTCCTTCCCCCCCCCGTGGGTCCTGCTCACCTGGCGGACGATGCCCCTGCTCTTGTAGAAGGTGATGACGGGCTCCGTGGCCTTGTAGTAGGTCTCCAGGCGCTTCTTGATGGTCTCCTCGTTGTCGTCCACCCGCCCGCTGGTCTCGCCCCGCTTCAGCAGGCGCTTCACCATCGTCTCCTTCCCTGCGTCCACGTAGAGCAGCAGCGTGGGGGCGGCGATCTGCGGGGACAGGGGGGGCTGGCACCACATGGGCTTGGCACGAGGGTGTCCCTGTgccaccccgtgccaccccgtgccaccctgtgccACCCTCCACCCGGGTCTGGGCACCCCAAGGACACCAAACCCTGGCTCTGCGCCACCACAGCCACCCCCCGTCATCCCTGAGGACGCCCCGGAGCGatgtgtgtcccccccccgatGGCAGCTCAGCCCCCCGTCGGGATGGGATCTGCTCCCACCAGCTCCACGCAGCCCTCGGGGGCACCCCGCGGCCTCACCAGCCCTCACCTTCTTCTCGAACTCCTCGCCCTGCTTCACCTCGCGGGGGTAGCCGTCGATGAGGAAACCCTTGGACACGTCGGCTTTGGCCACCATGGCGTCCCGCAGCATGTCCAGTACCGTGTCCTGGGGACGGGGCACGGACACCTCGTGGGGCCGCGCGCCCACCCCGTCCCCACGGCCACACGGGGAGGGGGACAAACACCACGGCGGGCACGCGCGGACTCACCAGGGGCACCAGCTCGCCCTTCTCCATGATGGCCTGCAGCTTCTTGCCCCGCTCCGAGCCCGAGCTGACCTCAGCCCGGAGCAGGTCCCCGGTGGAGAGGTGGGTGTACCCGTACTTCTGCACGATCTTCTCGCATTGCGTCCCCTTCCCCGAGCCGGGGCCACCTGCAAGCGGTGGCAGTGCCCCAGcgcacagcagggagctggggggcaggCGGGGGAAGGGGCACGGAGCCACCAGAGTCCCCAGAGCCTGGGGAGAAAGGGGACGGGGTCCCCGAGCCCAGCACCAGGTGGATGGAGAGAGCTGCTCCTGGTGGGGGCTTGGGGATGGCGGTGCTTGGGGTGGCACGGGCTGCTGGCGGGGGTAATTGGCACCTGGGCATCACCACCCTGATGGCACTCAGGACACCAGGACACCATCAGCACCACGGGTATTGTCATCCTGATGGCACCCATGACACCAGGACCCCATCAGCACCTCTGCATTTCCACCCCGATGGCACCCAGCACATCACAACTCCGTCAGCACCCAGGTAGCGCCACCCCGATGGCACCCAGGACACCAGGACCCCATCAGCACCTGGGcatccccaccccatccccaccccatccccacccgCGGCATCACCCCCAGGAGCATCCCGCCGCGTCCCATCAGGCGCTGCCACCCTGCTGGtggtccccagcacccccccggTGGCCTCGAGGACCCCCTGCCCCACCTTGACCCCGCCAGCCGCAGGACCTGGCCGCCCACTTACCCACCACAAAGATGATCTTGTGGTGCTTGAGcttttctggggggaaaaataataaaaaaccccACAATCAACCTAAAAGCCAAAAGGGCACCGTCGAACAAGCCGTCcccagcagcaaggctgagCCCCCCAGCGGGGGGACCGACCCCTGCCCACCCCGGGGTGCGAAGCGGCCACGCGTGCCTCTTGTCCCCGTCACCTGAGGGGTCTGGGACATCGGGGCTGGCCGGGCTGGTGCACAGGGACCCCATGGAGCTCAGCCACAGGGCTCAGCCCTGGGCCTGGaacccccccccggcaccccggAGACGCTCGTTGTCCTCAGTGTCTGGGTGGGGATCTGCAGGGCTCCCCGGGGGGGGCACATCCATCCCCGTGGCCAGATCCGGGTCCTGCCCTTGGCACGGGTGCCTCGAGTGCTTGGTGTGACCCCCAGCAGCCCctaaacccccccccccagggaccGATTGTCCCCAAAAGCGgtgcctggggcaggcagctggggagcagggggtgggTGCCAGCACCTcacagagcccccccagcctgcGGGACATGGGGGGGTCCCTCAGGGTGCCCCCCACCTGCAGGATCTGGCCCCGAGGGGAGCTAAAAATACCGGTGAGCCCGGCactgctccccccagcccggccGTCTGAAATTtcagcccctccag harbors:
- the AK1 gene encoding adenylate kinase isoenzyme 1 — protein: MSTEKLKHHKIIFVVGGPGSGKGTQCEKIVQKYGYTHLSTGDLLRAEVSSGSERGKKLQAIMEKGELVPLDTVLDMLRDAMVAKADVSKGFLIDGYPREVKQGEEFEKKIAAPTLLLYVDAGKETMVKRLLKRGETSGRVDDNEETIKKRLETYYKATEPVITFYKSRGIVRQLNAEGSVDEVFQQVCSYLDSL